GTGGAGCAGACTCGGGCCCTGGCGGCAGAGGGCTACCGGGAGATCGTGGTGACGGGCATCGAGATCTCCTCCTGGGGCCAGGACCTGAAGAACGGAGAGACCCTGATCGACCTACTGGAGGCTGTCTGCACCGCCGCACCGGCTGTCCGCATCCGGCTGGGGAGCCTGGAGCCCCGGACCATCACAGAGGAGTTCTGCCGCCGGGCGGCCGCCCTGCCGAACCTCTGCCCCCAGTTCCACTTGTCTATGCAGTCCGGATGCGACGACACCCTGAAGCGAATGAACCGGAAATACGATACCACTCGATATGCGCAGTCCGTTGCACTTTTAAATCAATATTTTGACCACCCCGCTGTCACCACGGACCTCATCACCGGGTTTCCGGAGGAGACGGAGGAGGAATTTGCCCAGACGCTGGACTTCATCCGCCGGTGCGGCTTTGCCCAGATGCACATTTTCCCCTACTCCGTCCGGCCCGGCACCCCGGCGGCCAAGATGCGTCAGGTGCCGAAGGCCGTGAAGGAAGAGCGGGCCCGCCAGGCGGCGGCGGTGGCGGAGGCGCTCCACCGGAACTATCTCGCGGCCTGTGTGGGAGCGGTGTATCCCGTCCTCTTTGAACAGCCCAAGGACGGCAGGTATTTCGGCCACGCACCCAACTATATGGAGGTGCTGGCGGACGGGACGGACCTGCATAACCAGGTGCGGAATGTGAAAGTCACCGGCACTGACGGAGCATCCCTGCTGGGTGAGCTTTTGGAGGACTGACATGAAGAGCCATTTCTTTGCCTACATCTCCCGGATGCGGTTCATCCAGCGGTGGGCCCTGATGCGCAACACCGCGCCGGAGAACGTCCAGGAGCACAGTCATCAGGTGGCCGTCCTGGCCCACGCTCTGGCGGTGATCCGCAACGAGAAGTTCGGCGGCCGCCTGGACCCCGGCGCCGTGGCGGTGGCGGCGCTGTACCATGACGCCAGCGAGATCCTGACCGGCGACATGCCCACCCCCATCAAGTACGACAACCCGGCCATCCGAAACGCCTACAAGGACGTGGAGGCGGTGGCGGAGGGCAAGCTGCTCCACATGCTGCCGCCGGAGCTTCAGGGGGTGTACGGGCCCATCCTGACGCAGTCCGACCCGGAGGTGCGGCAGGTGGTGAAGGCGGCGGACAAGCTCTCCGCTTATATCAAGTGTGTAGAGGAGCTGAAAGCCGGCAACAACGAATTCCGGCAGGCCGCCGGCCAGACCCGGAAAGCCCTGGAGGGCTACGAACTGCCGGAAGTGACGTACTTTCTGGAGACCTTTATGGACAGCTTCTCCCTGACCCTGGACGAGCTGCAGTGAACAAAGAACCGCCCTGGCGCACAGCGCCAGGGCGGTTCTTTGTTCACTTGTTCAGCTTGGAGCAGATCAGCCCGCCCAGGCGGCGGACACCCTCCTCGATCAGGTCCTCCGGCGTGTTGCCGAAGCTCATGCGCATACAGTTCTTCCCCTGGCCGTCCCGGTCGGAGAAGAAGCCCTCTCCCGCCACAAAAGCCACGTTCACAGCCGGGTCTGTGGAAGACTCCTGCAGCAGGGCGGAGGTGTCGATGCCGCCGGGCAGCTCCACCCAGGTGAAGAGGCCGCCGTCCGGATTGCTGTGCTTGGTACCGGCGGGGAAATACCGGTCGATGCTCTGGAGCATCACGTCCCGGCGCCTGCGGTACAGGTCGCAGATCATCTGGTGGTGGGCCGGGTAACAGCCCCGCTTGAAGAACTCCGCGCAGAGGATCTGGGGCAGCATGGAGGTGTGGGAGTTGGTGGCGGACTTCACGTCCACCAGATGCTGGATGGTCTCCGTATCCGCCACCACATAGCCCAGGCGGGAGCCGGGGGAGAAAATCTTGGAGAAGCTGCCCGCCATCACCACATGGCCTGTGGTGTCGAAGTGCTTGATGGGAGGCAGGTCCTCTCCGCTGTACCGGATATCCCGATAGGGGTCGTCCTCCAGCACCAGCACGTCGTATTTGGCGGCCAGCTCCGCCACGGCCTTCCGCCGCTCCAGGCTGAGGGTGCGGCCGCTGGGGTTCTGGAAGGTGGGAATGACATAGATCATCTTGGGATGGCACTGCCGGATCTTCCGCTCCAGATCCTCCGGGATCAGGCCGTTGTCATCCATGGCCACACCCACGCACCTGGCCTCGAACATATCGAAGATCTCCACGGACTGGACGAAGGTGGGGGCCTCCACCAGGATCACGTCGCCGGGGTCGATGTACGCCTGGCAGGCCAGGTTGATGCCCTCCAGGCCGCCGGTGATGATTATGACGTTGTCCACGCCGCAGTCGATGCCCTTGGGAGCCAGCAGTTCCCGGACCACCACCTCCCGCAGGTCCCGGATCCCCTCAATGGGGCCGTACTGCAGGGCCTCCACGCCCCGGGTGTCCGTCCGCAGCACCTCGTCGGCCAGCTGGCGGATGGTGTCCACCGGCAGGGCCTCTCTGGCGGGGGAACCGCCGCTGAAGGAGATGATGTCCGGGTTGGTCATGGACCCGAACAGTCCTTTGACCACATTGGCCGTGAAGGCCATTTTTTCCATACGCTTGGCATAAGGCACCATTCTGCGCTGTCCTCCATTTCAAGGGCGCGCCCTTCCGGCGCGCCGCTGTGTGATTTGATCGTTTCAGTATACCACACCAGGCGGGAAAACTCAATTCCCCAAAAACAAGCCGTCCCGGGGCAATGCCCCGGGACGGGAGGATGGTCATTCCAGGGGAATTTGGATGTCTCCCACCTGCACGGCGGCGACCTGGCTCACGTCCAGCAGATGCTGGAAGGAGCAACTGAAGGACAGAGAGAAGGGAAGCGCCTCGTCGGGACGGCTGCCGGTGCTGCCGCTGAGTCCGCTCCGGGTCAGCTCCTGTACCGGCAGGGCATTGCCGTCCGTCAGGACCAGGGAGGTGGCCGCCCGCAGATCTTCGAGACCCTCATAAACGGTGTTACCGGTGAGCTGCACATGGATGGAGAAGGGGGACAGGACCGTCTGGACAAAGACACCGTCCTGCTGGTAGGAGGCCGTCAGCGTCTGGGAGGATCCCGTCGGCTGGAAAGTCACCAGGGCCGGATGGTCTGTCACAGCGGTGTCCACGCCGTCCACCCGTAGGACAGGGGGCGTCAGCAGCACCGTCACCGGCTGGGCGGTGAAGTCGGCGCTGCCGGATTTCACGGCGATATGAAAGAGATAGGTGAGGGTATTGGTCTCCATGTCATAGCCCTGGCTCTCCGAGCCGCCGGAGCTGCCGCTGGTGTAGTTGATCAGGCGGAAATCCGCCAAACTGCTCCCAGCTCTTTCCACGTAGCCGCAATATGAGGTGTAGTCTGTCCAGTCGATGTCCGCCCACCTGTCCTGGTCGGCGGCCTTCAGCTCCTCCCAGGAAATGTCGCCGGTGAGATAGTAGGAGATATCTGGCAGGTCGATACAATTTGCCTGCCAGTCCTCGCTTTCATAGGCCATCTCCACGAGCTCCCGGTCCACTGTGTCCGGCAGCCGGTAGTCCAGAATCAGATAAAGGTTCTTCTCGGAGACCAGGGCCTCCCGGATGGTCACGGCCACATCGTCGCAGACGGAGATGACATTCACCTTCTGGAAGGCCTTCTCCGCCATGGGGGTTTCCGCCGCGTCGGGGCCAAAGTAGCCGGTGAAAATATCATCCCAGTCCACCAGCACCGCTGCCCCCACGGACAGCGTCAGTACAACAGCCAGCACCGCAGCCAGCAGCGCCTTTCGGAAAAATCCCCGGGGGCGGTAGACGGCGGTCCGGGCCTGAGGTTCCGGCTCCGCGGACAAAACAGCCTCCCGCAGCTGTTCCTCCAGCTCCGGCGGGGGCGCGCAGTGTTCCATTGACTCGTGATAGCGATTCATAAGCTCTCCTCCCATGTGTTCCGCAGGGCGTCCCGGCCCCGCTTCAGCCGCATTTTCACCGTGGGCACCGTCACCCCCAGGAGCCGCGCGATCTCCCGGAGGGTGTAGCCCTCGTAGTAGTGGAGGTGAAGGACTGTCCGCTGGGACTCCGGCAGGGCGGCCACGTGGTCCAACAGGCCCAGCTCCTCCGGCGTGACGGCGGCGGAGGCGGCCTCCAGCGGCAGCTCGGACCGGCTGGATCGCTTCCAGGCGTCCCGACACTGGTTCAGGGCCACCCGGAACAGCCATCGCCGCTCGTGGTCCGGCGAGGCAAAGACCGGCGCCCGGTACAGCCGCTTGCAGAACACCTCCTGCAAGATATCCTCCGCATCCGCCGGGTTCTTCATCTGGATCAGGCAGAATCGGTACAGGGACGGCCCATAGGTCCGGTATACCTGCTCAAAGAGCTGCTCCGCTTCGGTCACTGGCCTCACCTCCTTCTGCTGTGATTACGAGTGAGCGGGGCAAAAGGTCACAAAGAACTGCAAAAACTCCCCGGCTTCTGCCGGGGAGTTTCAGTTCAGGGCATCCGCCTGCTGTGTGAAGAGCTCCGTCACCCGCTCTGCCGTGGCGGGGCAGGAGGTGAGCGCCGGGTCCTGTGCCAGCAGCTGCTCCGCCGCCTGACGGGCCTCCTGCAGCAGCTGGGTGTCGCAGCCCAGATCCGCCACCTTCAGCCCCGGCAGGCCGTGCTGGCGCGCTCCGAAGAAGTCACCGGGGCCCCGGAGCCGCAGGTCCTCCTCCGCGATCTGGAAACCGTCAGTGGTCTTGGTCATGACCTTCAGCCTCTGCCTCGTCTCCTCGTTTCGGTTGTCGGAGATCAGGATGCAGTAGGACTGATGCTTCCCCCGGCCCACCCGGCCCCGCAGCTGGTGGAGCTGGGAGAGGCCGAACCGCTCCGCGTTCTCGATCA
This DNA window, taken from Dysosmobacter welbionis, encodes the following:
- a CDS encoding PLP-dependent aminotransferase family protein codes for the protein MEKMAFTANVVKGLFGSMTNPDIISFSGGSPAREALPVDTIRQLADEVLRTDTRGVEALQYGPIEGIRDLREVVVRELLAPKGIDCGVDNVIIITGGLEGINLACQAYIDPGDVILVEAPTFVQSVEIFDMFEARCVGVAMDDNGLIPEDLERKIRQCHPKMIYVIPTFQNPSGRTLSLERRKAVAELAAKYDVLVLEDDPYRDIRYSGEDLPPIKHFDTTGHVVMAGSFSKIFSPGSRLGYVVADTETIQHLVDVKSATNSHTSMLPQILCAEFFKRGCYPAHHQMICDLYRRRRDVMLQSIDRYFPAGTKHSNPDGGLFTWVELPGGIDTSALLQESSTDPAVNVAFVAGEGFFSDRDGQGKNCMRMSFGNTPEDLIEEGVRRLGGLICSKLNK
- a CDS encoding RNA polymerase sigma factor — its product is MTEAEQLFEQVYRTYGPSLYRFCLIQMKNPADAEDILQEVFCKRLYRAPVFASPDHERRWLFRVALNQCRDAWKRSSRSELPLEAASAAVTPEELGLLDHVAALPESQRTVLHLHYYEGYTLREIARLLGVTVPTVKMRLKRGRDALRNTWEESL
- the yfbR gene encoding 5'-deoxynucleotidase codes for the protein MKSHFFAYISRMRFIQRWALMRNTAPENVQEHSHQVAVLAHALAVIRNEKFGGRLDPGAVAVAALYHDASEILTGDMPTPIKYDNPAIRNAYKDVEAVAEGKLLHMLPPELQGVYGPILTQSDPEVRQVVKAADKLSAYIKCVEELKAGNNEFRQAAGQTRKALEGYELPEVTYFLETFMDSFSLTLDELQ
- the mtaB gene encoding tRNA (N(6)-L-threonylcarbamoyladenosine(37)-C(2))-methylthiotransferase MtaB; this translates as MKVAIYTLGCKVNQYETQAMEQELLARGHTLTEFSDEADAYIVNTCSVTAVSDQKSRQVIHGVQRKHPGAVVAVCGCYPQTHADDVRKLGVDLISGTGDRTGFIRLLEEAAAEKRQIEAIDQPFERRVFEVLPAGGLGGRTRAMLKVEDGCVNFCTYCIIPYARGRVRSLPVPTAVEQTRALAAEGYREIVVTGIEISSWGQDLKNGETLIDLLEAVCTAAPAVRIRLGSLEPRTITEEFCRRAAALPNLCPQFHLSMQSGCDDTLKRMNRKYDTTRYAQSVALLNQYFDHPAVTTDLITGFPEETEEEFAQTLDFIRRCGFAQMHIFPYSVRPGTPAAKMRQVPKAVKEERARQAAAVAEALHRNYLAACVGAVYPVLFEQPKDGRYFGHAPNYMEVLADGTDLHNQVRNVKVTGTDGASLLGELLED